A window of the Tunturibacter empetritectus genome harbors these coding sequences:
- a CDS encoding ABC transporter substrate-binding protein, producing MKQDLFGVVRRRVLLALLLVCPCVTGCKERRTEPGSVVVIIESSPNNLDLRVGADAQSERVGGLIFDALAKKDEHYELQPWLAKSWEQPDPLTWVFHLRDGVRFHDGRPLEAEDVAYTIRSLIDGSLVTAKGGGFNAVDKVEAKDRLTVVVHMKRPEAGLLFNVSDGLFGVVPRGSGRDFGLHPVGSGPFRFVSAVQDKEVVVARNHEYWAGMPVAPAGAQDIERVRFEVVPDAITSALELKKGSADLASNVVTLDMVHALESVPNLKVESGTGSPVVYVTFNVTDPLLKDMRVRQAIACAMDRQAIVDAIWRGQARLADTLLPEGHWAAASDAELAQVANYPHDVARAQRLLDEAGFPAGKDGVRLRLTMKTSTDETTRLMVTVLQQQLRAAGIRLEIRSAEFGTFYADVTKGAFQMYALRWIGSNEDPDIFRYAYASTSFPPKGGNRGRYSNARVDGLLKEAAASSDRAERRGTYVEVQKVLAEELPGIPLWYPNNEVIHTRRVEGVVPRGAGSFDFLTDAWIR from the coding sequence ATGAAGCAGGACCTGTTTGGCGTGGTACGACGCCGTGTTTTGCTGGCACTGCTGCTGGTCTGTCCTTGCGTTACGGGCTGCAAAGAGCGGAGAACAGAGCCAGGTTCGGTGGTGGTGATTATCGAGAGCAGTCCGAATAATTTGGACTTGCGAGTGGGGGCCGATGCGCAGTCGGAGCGGGTTGGGGGGCTGATCTTCGATGCGTTGGCGAAGAAGGATGAGCATTATGAGCTGCAGCCCTGGCTGGCTAAGAGTTGGGAGCAGCCTGATCCGTTGACCTGGGTGTTTCATCTGCGCGATGGCGTACGGTTTCATGATGGAAGGCCGCTGGAAGCGGAGGATGTTGCTTATACGATTCGAAGTTTGATTGATGGCTCGCTGGTGACGGCAAAGGGCGGTGGCTTTAATGCGGTGGATAAGGTTGAAGCGAAAGATCGGCTGACGGTTGTAGTGCATATGAAGCGGCCGGAAGCGGGGTTGCTGTTCAATGTGAGCGACGGATTGTTTGGAGTGGTGCCGCGTGGGAGTGGGAGGGATTTTGGGTTGCATCCGGTGGGGTCCGGGCCGTTTCGGTTTGTGAGTGCGGTGCAGGACAAAGAGGTGGTTGTTGCGCGGAATCATGAGTACTGGGCGGGGATGCCGGTTGCTCCGGCGGGTGCGCAGGATATTGAGCGGGTTCGGTTTGAGGTGGTGCCGGATGCGATTACGAGTGCGTTGGAGTTGAAGAAGGGATCGGCGGATCTGGCTAGCAATGTGGTGACCCTGGATATGGTGCATGCGTTGGAGAGTGTGCCAAACCTGAAGGTGGAGTCGGGGACTGGATCGCCGGTGGTTTATGTCACCTTCAACGTTACAGATCCCTTGTTGAAGGATATGCGCGTGCGACAGGCGATTGCCTGTGCGATGGATCGGCAGGCGATTGTCGATGCTATCTGGCGGGGGCAGGCTCGACTTGCGGATACTTTGCTGCCGGAGGGACATTGGGCAGCAGCAAGCGATGCAGAGTTGGCACAGGTTGCTAATTATCCTCATGATGTGGCGCGGGCTCAGAGACTGCTGGATGAGGCTGGCTTCCCTGCCGGCAAAGATGGCGTGCGGCTGCGGCTGACGATGAAGACAAGTACGGATGAGACGACTCGGCTGATGGTGACGGTGTTGCAACAGCAGCTGCGGGCGGCCGGGATTCGGCTGGAGATTCGGTCGGCGGAGTTTGGAACGTTCTATGCGGATGTGACGAAGGGAGCGTTTCAGATGTATGCGCTGAGGTGGATTGGGAGCAATGAAGATCCGGATATCTTTCGGTATGCGTATGCGTCAACGAGCTTTCCGCCGAAGGGGGGAAACCGGGGGCGGTACTCAAATGCACGGGTCGATGGTTTGTTGAAGGAGGCTGCGGCCAGTTCAGATCGAGCGGAGAGGAGAGGGACATACGTCGAGGTGCAGAAGGTTCTGGCGGAGGAGTTACCTGGGATTCCGCTGTGGTATCCGAATAATGAGGTGATTCATACGAGGCGGGTTGAGGGAGTGGTGCCTCGCGGTGCAGGGAGTTTTGATTTTTTAACGGATGCCTGGATACGCTAG
- the hypB gene encoding hydrogenase nickel incorporation protein HypB, translating into MSTRIVEIRAKVMRQNDLLAHALRERFETSGVSVVGLVSSPGSGKTAFLEKLLSGLARDFRVAALVGDLATENDAARLKRATPNVRQITTGTICHLDAQMIEKALEGWQLDTLDFLFIENVGNLVCPSSYDLGEELRFVMLSATEGEDKPLKYPTIFNSSDVAIITKMDLAEAAEFDVAAARRNIESVRPGMQIFEVSAKTGSGMQRVFQLLRDQLAHSRETRPALQIQTIQ; encoded by the coding sequence ATGAGCACACGCATCGTAGAAATACGCGCCAAAGTCATGAGGCAAAACGATCTGCTTGCCCATGCGCTCCGCGAGCGATTCGAGACCTCTGGCGTCAGCGTCGTCGGCTTGGTGTCAAGCCCCGGCTCAGGGAAGACCGCGTTCCTCGAAAAGCTCCTCAGCGGCCTCGCGCGCGACTTCCGCGTCGCTGCGTTAGTTGGAGATCTCGCGACCGAAAATGATGCCGCGCGTCTCAAGCGCGCCACTCCCAACGTCCGCCAGATCACTACCGGAACCATCTGCCATCTCGACGCCCAGATGATCGAAAAAGCACTGGAAGGATGGCAGCTCGACACCCTGGATTTTCTCTTTATTGAGAACGTCGGCAATCTCGTCTGCCCCTCCAGCTACGACCTCGGCGAAGAGCTCCGCTTCGTCATGCTCTCGGCCACCGAAGGGGAAGACAAGCCTTTGAAGTATCCCACCATCTTCAACAGCTCCGATGTGGCGATCATCACCAAGATGGATCTGGCTGAAGCTGCAGAGTTTGATGTGGCCGCCGCTCGCCGAAATATCGAAAGCGTACGCCCCGGGATGCAGATCTTCGAGGTCTCCGCCAAGACCGGATCTGGCATGCAGCGCGTCTTCCAACTCCTGCGCGATCAACTCGCTCATTCTCGCGAAACCCGCCCGGCATTGCAGATCCAGACGATCCAATGA
- the pqqC gene encoding pyrroloquinoline-quinone synthase PqqC, translated as MGRTRDNAVAQTEPVLLSKTELRQRLQQVGEAMYHHQHPFHIRMHAGQLTRGQMQAWVLNRFYYQSRIPIKDAIILSKSEDVAFRRAWRKRIVDHDGDHDGDGAGGIEKWLQLAEAAGLDRDYVISTQAILPGVRYAVDAYIDLVTHNTLLEAVSSSLTELFAGQLIALRMDALAKHYPWLQNGLAYFQGRLTQAPEDAAFAFDYAAEHADTPHLQASVVRSLERKCALLWAQLDALHYCYVEPGSLPPQPDIFRPEAS; from the coding sequence ATGGGACGGACTAGAGATAACGCTGTAGCTCAAACAGAGCCGGTTCTACTGAGTAAAACCGAGCTGCGCCAGCGCCTCCAGCAGGTAGGCGAGGCGATGTATCACCACCAGCACCCCTTCCACATCCGCATGCATGCAGGCCAGCTAACACGCGGCCAGATGCAGGCCTGGGTGCTGAATCGTTTCTACTACCAGAGCCGCATTCCCATTAAAGACGCCATCATCCTCTCCAAGTCCGAAGACGTAGCCTTTCGCCGCGCATGGCGAAAACGCATCGTTGATCATGATGGGGATCACGACGGCGACGGTGCAGGCGGTATCGAAAAGTGGCTGCAACTCGCAGAGGCTGCCGGACTCGACCGCGACTACGTCATCAGCACCCAGGCCATCCTCCCCGGTGTTCGCTACGCCGTCGACGCCTACATTGACCTCGTCACCCATAACACCCTGCTCGAAGCCGTCTCCTCCTCGCTCACCGAACTCTTCGCCGGCCAATTGATCGCTTTACGCATGGACGCTTTAGCGAAACACTACCCCTGGCTGCAAAACGGCCTCGCCTACTTCCAGGGCCGTCTCACTCAGGCCCCAGAAGACGCCGCCTTCGCCTTCGACTACGCCGCCGAGCACGCCGACACCCCTCACCTGCAAGCCTCAGTAGTCCGCTCCCTCGAACGAAAGTGCGCTCTCCTCTGGGCCCAACTCGACGCGTTGCACTACTGCTACGTCGAGCCGGGATCACTCCCCCCGCAGCCCGATATCTTCCGCCCCGAGGCATCATGA
- a CDS encoding glycerate kinase type-2 family protein: MRKTSVLIRSIFTETLKLLNISDFVSKSIRCDGSELIVCDRRYDLREIKHFVIVAAGKAATPMYDAVVAELERSPHIWMDVTVLLISSIAPRHERANVTFFPGAHPTPNEVSREAAESALSYLSKVDGHTFVMFLMSGGASSMLEAPIDPNISISETAEFYRALVASGLPITEMNVLRKHFSLVKGGRLAVAASRAAAQCTLIVSDVPSHSSGSVGSGPSLPDSSTVQDSISLFEGLQDRVRLPESVISFFNGPLLAETPKQADMAFARSFHRVILSSTELAEAATRVAKAAGFYVEVDSTCDDWECRDAVKYLLDKTEALARIHSRVCLISVGEVLVQVHGSSGKGGRNQHFVLSCAMELPRRHSHITVLSAGSDGIDGNSPAAGAIADWTTFERARLMGIDAQSCLDTFDSFLVFKELGDAIMTGPTGNNLRDIRILMSDHEEHAIYHEF; this comes from the coding sequence ATGAGGAAGACGTCGGTACTGATTCGGTCGATCTTTACTGAAACTCTCAAACTGTTGAACATCAGCGATTTCGTTTCGAAGTCGATTCGATGCGATGGTTCAGAGTTGATAGTGTGTGATCGTCGCTACGATCTTCGCGAGATCAAGCACTTCGTCATCGTCGCTGCAGGAAAAGCGGCGACTCCCATGTATGACGCAGTAGTCGCGGAGTTGGAGCGATCTCCGCACATATGGATGGACGTGACCGTCTTGCTTATTTCTTCGATCGCGCCGCGGCATGAACGAGCAAACGTCACTTTTTTTCCCGGCGCTCATCCCACACCGAACGAAGTTTCCAGAGAGGCCGCTGAATCTGCTTTGAGTTACCTCAGCAAGGTGGATGGACATACCTTTGTGATGTTCTTGATGAGTGGAGGGGCGTCCTCAATGCTTGAGGCACCAATCGATCCGAACATATCGATAAGTGAGACTGCGGAGTTTTATCGAGCTCTTGTAGCTTCCGGGCTCCCTATCACCGAGATGAATGTACTGCGAAAACACTTTTCCTTAGTCAAAGGAGGGAGGCTTGCAGTTGCCGCATCTCGCGCTGCCGCTCAGTGCACTCTGATCGTTTCCGACGTGCCTTCTCATTCAAGCGGCTCCGTCGGTTCGGGCCCATCGCTACCAGATTCTTCGACAGTTCAAGATAGTATTAGCCTTTTTGAAGGTCTGCAGGATCGTGTGCGTCTGCCCGAGAGTGTGATCTCCTTTTTCAACGGGCCGCTGCTTGCAGAAACGCCGAAACAGGCCGACATGGCATTTGCACGGTCATTTCATCGGGTGATTTTATCAAGCACCGAGCTTGCTGAAGCCGCGACACGAGTTGCGAAAGCGGCCGGATTCTATGTCGAGGTCGATTCAACATGCGATGACTGGGAATGCAGAGATGCGGTTAAATACCTTTTAGATAAGACTGAGGCGCTGGCCCGCATTCATTCTCGAGTGTGTCTCATCTCAGTTGGTGAAGTTTTGGTCCAAGTGCACGGCAGCTCTGGAAAGGGCGGCAGAAATCAGCATTTTGTTCTTTCCTGTGCGATGGAACTCCCGCGAAGGCATTCGCACATTACAGTCCTTAGCGCCGGCTCTGACGGAATCGACGGCAACAGCCCGGCAGCGGGAGCGATTGCCGACTGGACGACTTTTGAGCGCGCGCGGCTGATGGGAATTGATGCTCAGAGTTGTCTTGATACTTTTGATTCGTTCTTGGTCTTCAAGGAGTTGGGGGACGCAATCATGACAGGACCGACAGGCAACAATCTTCGAGATATCCGGATCTTGATGAGCGACCACGAGGAACACGCCATTTACCATGAGTTCTGA
- a CDS encoding hydrogenase maturation protease: MTKTILIAGIGNIFLGDDAFGVEVVRSLSRRTLPGEVLVKDFGIRGFDLAYTLLDPWHTVILVDALSRNDVPGTLFVLEPDLTDLGNPGAVGMDLNPHGMDPMRVLNLASAIGPIAARILVVGCEPRDFGDELEGRMGLSPQVQAVVEQASNMIEELIGRTLAEIEDSPMPLQTPVRVSDNREVTS; this comes from the coding sequence GTGACCAAGACAATCCTCATCGCCGGCATCGGCAACATCTTTCTCGGAGATGACGCCTTCGGTGTCGAGGTCGTCCGTTCGCTGTCACGCCGCACACTTCCCGGCGAGGTCTTGGTGAAAGACTTCGGCATCCGCGGCTTCGACCTCGCTTACACGCTGCTCGACCCGTGGCACACAGTTATCCTCGTCGACGCGCTTTCCCGCAACGACGTACCCGGCACGCTATTCGTCCTCGAACCCGATCTCACCGATCTCGGCAATCCCGGTGCAGTGGGCATGGACCTGAACCCTCATGGCATGGACCCCATGCGTGTCCTCAATCTCGCTTCTGCCATTGGTCCCATAGCGGCCCGAATCCTTGTCGTTGGCTGCGAACCCAGAGACTTTGGCGACGAACTCGAAGGCCGAATGGGGCTGTCGCCGCAGGTGCAGGCCGTGGTCGAACAAGCGTCGAACATGATCGAAGAGTTGATCGGAAGAACCCTCGCCGAAATCGAGGATTCGCCGATGCCGTTGCAGACCCCCGTCCGGGTTTCGGACAACAGAGAGGTGACATCATGA
- a CDS encoding anhydro-N-acetylmuramic acid kinase, whose amino-acid sequence MVVAGVMSGTSADGVDVAICRISPAFKVGGTPRIKLIGHLGMAYPKTVRAAVLCAMDADAISVAELARLNWRLGEVYAEAVAKAQEKFGVKAKLVGCHGQTVYHQGASQTYLGRAMRATWQMGEAAVIAEKLRATVVSDFRPGDLAAGGQGAPLVPMLDYCMFRSAKVSRVLLNLGGIGNLTAIPAEAGPDGLMAFDTGPGNMVIDACMKRLYEREFDRGGAVARTGTVLRNVVEKILQEPYFSALPPKSCGREQFGEVFVSRFIAMCREAGGREDRDEDVVATATALTAASVVDAYRRFVRGHVGQAAPSSRVEFVVAGGGTKNALLMSMLTEALGAMGVKVRLMDELGIPAQAKEAVAFALLAWLRWNGLPGNIPVATGAGRSVVLGKVTHG is encoded by the coding sequence ATGGTGGTGGCTGGAGTGATGAGTGGGACATCGGCTGATGGGGTAGATGTCGCGATCTGCAGGATCTCCCCTGCGTTCAAGGTAGGTGGAACGCCACGGATCAAGCTGATTGGACATCTTGGGATGGCCTATCCGAAGACTGTGCGAGCGGCAGTGTTGTGTGCGATGGATGCAGATGCGATCTCGGTGGCCGAGCTTGCGCGGTTGAACTGGCGCTTGGGTGAGGTGTATGCCGAAGCAGTGGCGAAGGCTCAGGAGAAGTTTGGAGTGAAGGCGAAGCTGGTGGGTTGTCATGGGCAAACGGTGTACCACCAAGGGGCTTCGCAGACGTATCTCGGGAGGGCGATGCGCGCCACTTGGCAGATGGGCGAGGCAGCGGTGATTGCCGAGAAGCTGCGGGCGACTGTGGTGAGCGATTTCAGGCCGGGAGATCTGGCTGCCGGCGGGCAGGGGGCTCCGCTGGTGCCGATGCTGGACTACTGCATGTTTCGTTCGGCGAAGGTGAGCAGGGTGTTGTTGAATCTTGGGGGGATTGGGAATTTGACGGCTATTCCGGCGGAGGCTGGTCCCGATGGGCTGATGGCGTTTGATACGGGACCGGGAAACATGGTGATCGACGCCTGCATGAAGAGACTGTACGAACGAGAGTTCGATCGTGGTGGAGCTGTGGCTCGAACGGGCACAGTGTTGCGGAATGTGGTGGAGAAGATTTTGCAGGAACCGTACTTCTCTGCCCTTCCACCGAAGTCTTGCGGGCGGGAGCAGTTTGGTGAGGTGTTTGTTTCGCGCTTTATCGCGATGTGCCGGGAGGCTGGAGGACGCGAAGACCGGGATGAAGATGTGGTGGCTACAGCAACAGCGTTGACGGCTGCTTCGGTTGTAGACGCTTACCGGCGATTTGTTAGGGGGCATGTGGGGCAGGCTGCACCTTCATCTCGGGTGGAGTTTGTGGTTGCAGGCGGTGGGACAAAGAATGCTTTGTTGATGAGTATGTTGACCGAAGCGCTTGGGGCGATGGGAGTGAAGGTACGGTTGATGGATGAGTTGGGGATTCCGGCGCAGGCCAAGGAGGCCGTGGCGTTTGCGCTGTTGGCCTGGTTGAGGTGGAATGGGCTGCCGGGGAACATCCCTGTTGCTACCGGGGCTGGGAGGTCCGTGGTTTTGGGAAAGGTGACGCATGGATAG
- a CDS encoding DUF6893 family small protein codes for MTGKFIFGVLGVAVIVIGIMAAPDIKRYIRISTM; via the coding sequence ATGACAGGAAAATTTATCTTCGGAGTACTGGGCGTGGCCGTAATCGTTATAGGAATTATGGCTGCGCCAGACATCAAGCGCTACATCAGAATCAGCACAATGTAG
- the pqqB gene encoding pyrroloquinoline quinone biosynthesis protein PqqB, with the protein MRIKVLGAAAGGGLPQWNCTCKNCSAARQNHPNIQPRTQSQLAVSADDDVWFLINASPDLRQQLLNNPEIHPDPAEGLRNTPVAGIILTSADLDHVLGLLLMREFTPVRIYATSPVISILKKNSFFQMLDRLPGQTRWTEIEPDVSFQVGGGLTCTPIALSSNLPTYISEADRASLDPIGATIGLIFEDPHGNRAAYLPALPAITSALKERLSTCSTIFIDGTFWSDDELQKIQPGTPLARSMGHLPIDGPDGSLATLKDLINTRKIYTHINNTNPILQEQSSERRTVEDAGWEVAWDGLEITL; encoded by the coding sequence GTGAGGATTAAAGTCCTGGGGGCCGCCGCAGGTGGCGGCCTTCCGCAATGGAACTGTACCTGCAAGAACTGTTCCGCCGCTCGGCAAAATCATCCCAACATCCAACCCAGAACCCAGTCGCAACTAGCCGTCAGCGCAGATGACGACGTGTGGTTCCTTATCAACGCCTCCCCCGACCTTCGCCAGCAACTCCTCAACAATCCTGAGATTCACCCAGACCCCGCAGAGGGCCTGCGCAACACTCCTGTCGCCGGAATCATCCTCACCAGCGCGGATCTCGACCATGTCCTCGGCCTTCTCCTCATGCGCGAGTTCACCCCCGTCCGCATCTACGCGACGAGCCCGGTCATCAGCATCCTCAAAAAAAACAGCTTCTTCCAGATGCTCGATCGCCTCCCTGGACAGACCCGCTGGACCGAGATCGAACCGGACGTCAGCTTTCAAGTAGGCGGCGGTCTCACCTGCACACCGATCGCGTTATCAAGCAATCTCCCAACCTACATCAGCGAAGCAGACCGCGCCTCTCTCGACCCAATCGGCGCGACGATCGGACTGATCTTCGAAGATCCTCACGGAAACAGGGCAGCCTATCTCCCAGCGCTACCCGCGATAACGAGTGCCTTGAAGGAGCGTCTCTCCACATGTTCGACTATCTTCATAGACGGAACATTTTGGAGCGATGACGAACTGCAAAAGATTCAACCCGGAACACCCTTAGCGCGCTCCATGGGCCACCTTCCAATAGACGGCCCGGACGGCTCTCTCGCAACCCTCAAAGATCTCATCAACACACGCAAGATCTACACACACATCAACAACACCAACCCGATCTTGCAGGAACAAAGTTCAGAGCGTCGCACCGTCGAGGACGCAGGCTGGGAGGTGGCATGGGACGGACTAGAGATAACGCTGTAG
- the mutS gene encoding DNA mismatch repair protein MutS: protein MANETVTNFAAEAAGATPAMRQYFAAKEQYPDCLLFCRIGDFYELFYEDAILVSRLLQLTLTARDREKKQPMCGVPYHAAEVYLQKLLRMGYKIALLEQMEDPKLTKSVVRREVTRVLTPGTALDPTLGAEQSNYLASVAVLGAGAMQSCGVALLDLSTGEFRATEFAGSGGWAALVDELGRVRPVELLYGSGLLGGVNLAGESETAVGLDAIRTKTAVEEWVFTAEYAVPLVRNHFKVHSLDGMGLGGHEAAAVAAGALLHYMRATKQGGLEHVDGLRFYERSTCLELDAVSVRNLELVEPLFSGESAQTTLFYTMDACCTPMGKRLLRASLLRPASEMGEIEARLEAVGEAAGDLRRREDLRRSMDGLLDLERLLGRVALDSAGPREVMALAKTLGCLPGVVGAVRLFESARWRELGESVDPLEDLHEMIVRTIAEEPPVSIGDGGAIRVGVDPDLDELRELSRSGRQALAAIEERERERTGIGSLKVRFNNVFGYYLEVTKANAKAVPADYERKQTLVNAERFTTPELKEYETKILTAQERSGEIERRIFAELRRQLLEAAGRMRETARKIAEIDLLGCFGHLAALRGWVRPQVEMSGVLEFVQARHPVVERRMEESGGGRFVPNSVHLDADVGPAVLLITGPNMGGKSTYLRMAALLVVMAQMGSFVPAEGMRLGLVDRIYTRIGASDNVARGRSTFMVEMTETAAILNTATNRSLVLLDEMGRGTATYDGLSLAWATVEHLHDRIGARTLFATHYHELTLLADRLARLTNLRVTVKETAGGIVFLHTVEAGPASKSYGIEVARLAGLPSGVIARAREVLKVHERAETQQVREASPTEGVRMQMTMFTPLSQKIVDRLAEADVDGLTPRDALNLLAELQRELKG from the coding sequence ATGGCGAACGAGACAGTGACGAACTTTGCGGCAGAGGCGGCTGGGGCTACGCCCGCGATGCGGCAGTACTTTGCGGCGAAGGAGCAGTATCCCGATTGCCTGTTGTTCTGCAGGATTGGGGACTTCTATGAGCTGTTCTATGAAGACGCGATTCTTGTGTCGCGTCTGCTGCAGCTTACGCTGACAGCACGAGATCGCGAAAAGAAGCAGCCGATGTGCGGGGTTCCTTATCATGCGGCGGAGGTGTATCTGCAGAAGCTGCTGCGCATGGGATACAAGATTGCGCTGCTGGAGCAGATGGAGGATCCGAAGCTGACGAAGTCGGTGGTGCGGCGCGAGGTGACGCGCGTGCTGACGCCGGGAACTGCGCTCGATCCGACGCTGGGGGCGGAGCAGAGCAACTACCTGGCGAGCGTGGCGGTGTTGGGTGCGGGAGCGATGCAGAGTTGTGGGGTGGCGCTGCTGGACCTTTCGACGGGGGAGTTTCGGGCTACTGAGTTTGCCGGGTCTGGTGGATGGGCGGCGCTGGTGGATGAGTTGGGACGGGTGCGGCCGGTGGAGTTGTTGTATGGGTCGGGGTTGTTGGGCGGTGTGAACCTGGCTGGCGAGAGTGAGACGGCGGTGGGACTGGATGCGATTCGGACGAAGACCGCGGTGGAGGAGTGGGTCTTTACGGCAGAGTATGCGGTGCCGCTGGTGCGGAATCACTTCAAGGTGCACTCGCTGGATGGGATGGGGCTGGGAGGACACGAGGCGGCAGCGGTGGCGGCTGGGGCTCTGCTGCACTATATGCGGGCGACCAAGCAGGGTGGGCTGGAGCACGTGGATGGACTGCGGTTTTATGAGCGGTCTACTTGCCTGGAGCTTGACGCGGTGAGTGTGCGGAACCTGGAGTTGGTGGAGCCGCTGTTCTCTGGTGAGTCGGCGCAGACTACGCTCTTTTACACGATGGACGCTTGTTGTACTCCGATGGGAAAACGTTTGTTGCGTGCGTCGCTGCTGCGGCCTGCGAGTGAGATGGGGGAGATTGAGGCTCGGCTGGAGGCGGTGGGGGAGGCTGCGGGAGATTTGCGTCGACGTGAAGATCTGCGGCGGTCGATGGATGGTTTGCTGGACTTAGAGAGGCTGCTGGGGCGGGTCGCGCTGGATTCGGCTGGGCCGCGTGAGGTGATGGCTCTGGCGAAGACGCTTGGATGTTTGCCTGGGGTGGTGGGGGCGGTTCGGCTGTTTGAGAGTGCAAGGTGGAGGGAGTTGGGGGAGAGCGTCGATCCTTTGGAGGACCTGCACGAGATGATTGTGCGGACAATTGCGGAGGAGCCGCCGGTGTCGATTGGGGATGGTGGAGCGATTCGCGTGGGCGTCGATCCTGATTTGGATGAGCTGCGCGAGTTGAGCCGCAGTGGACGACAGGCGTTGGCGGCGATTGAAGAACGAGAGCGCGAACGGACTGGGATTGGATCATTAAAGGTGCGGTTCAATAACGTGTTCGGCTACTACCTTGAGGTGACGAAGGCAAATGCCAAGGCGGTGCCGGCTGACTATGAGCGGAAGCAGACGCTGGTGAATGCGGAGCGATTTACGACGCCGGAGCTGAAGGAGTATGAGACGAAGATTTTGACGGCGCAGGAACGAAGTGGAGAGATTGAGCGAAGGATCTTTGCGGAGTTGCGAAGACAGTTGCTGGAGGCTGCAGGGCGGATGCGGGAGACGGCGAGGAAGATCGCGGAGATTGATCTGCTGGGGTGTTTTGGGCATTTGGCGGCGCTGCGTGGGTGGGTGCGGCCGCAGGTTGAGATGTCGGGCGTGCTGGAGTTTGTGCAGGCACGGCATCCGGTGGTGGAGCGTCGGATGGAGGAGTCGGGTGGCGGGAGGTTTGTACCGAACTCCGTTCATCTGGACGCGGATGTGGGGCCAGCGGTGCTGCTGATTACCGGGCCGAATATGGGGGGAAAGAGCACGTATTTGCGCATGGCCGCGCTGCTGGTGGTGATGGCGCAGATGGGGAGCTTCGTTCCGGCCGAGGGGATGCGGCTGGGGTTGGTGGATCGGATCTACACGCGAATTGGTGCTAGCGATAATGTGGCGCGGGGGCGGTCTACGTTTATGGTCGAGATGACGGAGACGGCTGCGATTCTGAATACGGCGACGAACCGCTCTCTGGTACTGCTGGACGAGATGGGGCGCGGCACGGCGACCTACGATGGATTGAGTTTGGCGTGGGCTACGGTGGAACACTTGCATGATCGGATTGGGGCGAGGACTCTGTTCGCGACGCACTATCATGAGCTGACGCTGCTCGCGGATCGGCTGGCTCGGTTGACGAATCTGCGCGTGACGGTGAAGGAGACTGCGGGGGGGATTGTGTTTCTGCACACGGTAGAGGCTGGGCCTGCCAGTAAGAGCTATGGGATCGAGGTTGCGCGGTTGGCGGGATTGCCGAGTGGCGTGATCGCGAGGGCTCGCGAGGTGTTGAAGGTGCACGAACGGGCGGAGACGCAGCAGGTACGAGAGGCTTCACCGACTGAAGGCGTGCGGATGCAGATGACGATGTTTACTCCGCTTTCGCAGAAGATTGTGGATCGGCTGGCGGAGGCGGATGTGGATGGGTTGACTCCGAGGGATGCTTTGAATTTGTTGGCGGAGTTGCAGAGGGAGTTGAAAGGATGA
- the hypA gene encoding hydrogenase maturation nickel metallochaperone HypA — translation MHELSIVLSIIDEIGDQSEALGLKDVETVHLKVGVFSGVDRDALLFAWELACEGTPLEHSRLDIETVPLVIRCAVCHQNRTPPSLYQLCCPECETPSDTIVTGRELEVVSLEVAA, via the coding sequence ATGCACGAGTTATCGATCGTTCTCAGCATCATCGACGAGATCGGCGACCAATCCGAAGCGCTCGGTCTTAAGGACGTCGAGACCGTGCATCTGAAAGTTGGTGTCTTCTCGGGTGTGGACCGCGACGCGCTCCTCTTTGCATGGGAGCTCGCCTGCGAAGGCACGCCGCTCGAACATTCGCGACTCGATATTGAGACCGTTCCGCTCGTCATCCGTTGTGCCGTCTGCCATCAAAACCGTACGCCGCCGTCGCTCTATCAACTTTGCTGTCCAGAGTGCGAAACGCCGAGCGACACCATCGTCACCGGCCGCGAACTCGAAGTCGTCTCTCTGGAGGTTGCCGCATGA